A window from Litoribacterium kuwaitense encodes these proteins:
- a CDS encoding ROK family protein, giving the protein MIAAAQGGDELARRILDEAGRYIGIALTTFIHFFDPEVLLIGGSMVNHYEPMMPTIADMMKKRALLHHPQKVQIQNSSLGERAGLIGAATLVLQSFFDEPNQVIVE; this is encoded by the coding sequence GTGATCGCTGCGGCACAAGGCGGCGATGAGCTGGCCCGACGTATTCTCGATGAAGCTGGCCGGTACATCGGTATAGCGTTAACGACGTTTATCCACTTTTTTGATCCTGAAGTTTTACTGATCGGGGGGTCGATGGTCAATCATTATGAGCCGATGATGCCAACCATTGCCGATATGATGAAAAAACGAGCTCTTTTACACCATCCCCAAAAGGTTCAGATTCAAAACTCGTCTTTAGGGGAGAGGGCGGGGCTCATCGGTGCCGCTACACTCGTTTTACAGTCATTTTTTGATGAGCCAAATCAAGTGATCGTCGAATAA